The genomic interval TCCTCGCTAGTCATCAGCCGGCACCTCTTCACTACTCAAATCGATGCCGGTCACCGCACTGACGTTATCCTGTTGCATCGTGACACCGATGGCGCGCTGGGAGCGATCCAACATTGCCGAGCGGTGTGAGACCACGACGAACTGGGCCTGATCCGCGAGTTCCTCGACCATCTCACCGATGCGCTCGGCGTTGACCGCATCGAGGAACGCATCGACTTCATCCAGTGCGTAGAATGGGGCCGGGTTGTGACGCTGAATTGCGAAAATGAACGCCAGCGCAGTCAAAGACTTCTCTCCACCGGACATCGCATCCAGGCGCTGTATCGGCTTATCGCCCGGCTGGGCCTTCATCGTCAGCCCACCCTCGAACGGATCAGCCTCGTCCTCGAGGTGCAAGGTCCCGGTCCCCTCCGAGAGCTTCTCAAATATTTCGGTGAAGTACGCCGAAATCTCGTCGTAGGCATCCATAAACGTCTGTTTCTTCTGGGTTTCGTACTGCTCGATCCGGTCACGGATGCCCTCGGCTTCCTCGACGAGCGTTGCCTTGCCGTCCTCTAACTCCTCGAGGTCTGTGCGGACCTCGTCGTACTCCTCAATCGCGAGCATGTTGACCGGCTCCATCGCCTCCATATCCGCCGTCAGGAGCTCGATCATCTCGAGGACGGTGTCATGATCCGGCACATCCTCGGGATCGTACTCGCCGACTTCAGCCTCGAGACCGTCGATTTCCCACTCGAGGTTCTGGGCACGCTCGCGCTTGCTCTCGAGTTTGCTCTCGAGGGCGTTGACCCGGTCCTGTTGCTGATCGCGTTTCGTCCGTGCATCCTCGAGGTCCTCGCGAAGCTCGGTGCGGTCTGCTTTGAGTTCGGTGAGTTCGTCCTCGAGTTCGGCGACGGCCTCGCGTCTGGACTCGAGCTCGTCTTCTTTCTCCTCGATGGTGGCCTCGCACTCTTCGATGCGAGCTTCGTGTTCGGCCGTCTTGTTCTGGGCGTCCTCGATATCATCGTGGAGGCTGTCGATTGCATCCTCGGCGTACTCCTTCTCGAGTCCGAGTTCGTTGAGTTTCCCGTCGATATCGTCGATTGTGGCCTCGCGCTCGTCGATTTCGCGCTGTAGCTCCTCGATCTGGGCAGTCAATTCGGGAATCTTCGAGTCCGCGAGTTCGCGCTCGAGGTCGTCGATATCGGCTTCAATGTCCTCGATACCAGCGTTCTTCTCGTCAATCTCGCTCGAAATCGTGTTCATCCGCTCGTCGACGGATTCGCGTTCATCACGTAACTCCGCAAGGTCAGCCTCGAGCGTCTCGATTTCGTCCTCAATCGACTCGCGTTCAGCCTCGAGTTTCTCGATCTCGCTTTCGATCGAGCGCACCTCGTCTGCAGCATCGGTCTTGCGGTCGCGGGCGTCATCGAGTCGCTGTTCGACGCCGCGAAGGTCTTCACGAAGCGATGCTCGCTCGTCCTGTAGGTCGGTGATCTGTTTCGCGACGCGCTCGAGTTGGCCCTCGCCGCCACCGGTAAACGAATAGCGCGAGCCGCCGCCCGAACCGCCAGTCATCGCACCGCTTTTCTCGACCAGGTCGCCATCAAGGGTGACCATGCGGTAGTCGCCCATGTACGCGCGGGCAGTCTCTAAGTCTTCGACGACGAGCGTATCGCCGAGAACGTACGAGAAGACGTTCGCGTACTGACTATCAAAGTCAACCAGATTGTATGCAAAGTCGACGACGCCCGGATCGCTTGGCGCGTTCGGCAAGCCGCGCTTGTGCATATCCGTCATCGGCAGGAAGGTTGCCCGCCCTGCATTGCGCGATTTGAGGTGGTCGATACACTGCTGGCCGATGATATCATCGGAGACGACAACGTTCGCGAGACGCCCACCCGCTGCCGTCTCACAGGCGACAGCGTATTCGCCCGGGACCGTCCCGAGTTGGGCGACTGCGCCATGGACGCCGTCGATCCCCGAATTGAGAATCGTCGTTACCGCCCGACCGAACGATGAGTCGCCGCTCTCGCCCGCGTTCGCCTCGAGTTCGGCGTACTCCTGTTGTTTCGCCTGGATCTTGTCGTCTAACTCGTCGACATCCGACTGGAGCCGACGCTTTTCGTTTTTAAGATCGTCAACGACACCCGCAATGCTCGATTGATTCTTTTCGGCCTTCTCGAGTTCTCGCTCGAGATCATTCCTGCGGTTCTCGAGTTCAGGAAGGTCCTCGCGGCGCTGCTCGATTGTTGACTCTTTTTCGCTGATCTCATTTGAACGTCGCCGAGCCTCATCGAGCAGTCGATCCTGTTCGCGCTGGAGGTCGTTCTTTGCTGTCTTGGCCTCCTCTAAGTCATCTTTCCGGTCCGAAAGGTCCGCTTTGAGTTCGTCGAACTCGGTGTCGACGGCGTCAATTTCGGCCTCGAGAGCTTCCTTCTCGGTCTCGCGTTCTTGAATCTCGGTCGTGATCGAGGCTTTCTCGAGTTTGTGCTCGCGCATGTCGTCTGCGAGTTCATCGATCGTCTCTTGTTTGCGATCGATCTGGACGAATGCCTCGCGGCGCTTGGATTCGGCCTCGTCGATAGCGTTTTCGCTGGCCTCGATTTTGTCCTCGAGACGGGAGATATCGCCTTTGATCTCCTCGATTTCGCTTTTGATGCGAAGCTGTTCGTCCTCACCTTTGCGCTCGATTTCGGCGTTTAAGTCCTCTAAGTCCTCCTGTAATCGAACGACTTTGCCCTGGCGTTCGTCGAGTTCGCGCTTTCGCTCCTCGAGGTCGGTCTCGAGGTCGGCAACGGCGTCTTCGGCTGCGGCGAGTTCCTCGCGTTTTTCCTCGAGTTCGCTGGCTTTCTTGTAGCCTTCGTACTCCGCTTTCTCGTCCCGCAGGCGGCGATAGCGAAGGGCTGTCTGGCGTTCGTCCTCGAGTTGGCCGAGTCGGTCGCGTTTCTCCTCGATGCGAAGTTCGGCTTCGTCGATCCGTTCTTCGACAATCTCGAGTTCGCCGAAGGCGTCTTCTTTTTTCGCGTCGAATTCGGCGACGCCCGCAATTTCGTCAATAATTTCGCGACGAGCATGGGGCGTCATGTTGATGATTTCGGTCACGTCGCCCTGCATGACGACGTTGTAGCCTTCCGGCGTGACACCGGCCTGTGCGAGCAAATCCTGAATATCTGAGAGATTGACCGAGCGGTCGTTTAAGTAGTAGTAGGAGTAGTAGTTGTCCTCGGTCTGTTTGACGCGCCGGCGGATGCGAATCTCGTCGACGTCGCCGACATCCTCGCTCCCGGCGGCGTTGATCACCTGCGATCTGTCGAGGGTACCGTCGCTGTTGTCGAGAATGACTTCGACGACCGCCTCTCGTGGGCCACTCGAGCCACTGTCGTCTTCGTGGCCCGGATTGTAGATGAGATCTGTCAACTTCTCCGCGCGAATCCCGCGGGTGCGGGCAAGTCCAAGCGCAAAGAGAATCGAATCGATGATGTTGGACTTCCCGGAGCCGTTCGGGCCGGTGACGACCGTGAAATCCTCGTAAAACGGGATTTTTGTCTTCCGACCGAAGCTCTTGAAATTGTCCAGAACGACTGCCTTAATGTACATTCCCTTCTCGAGACCTCCGTTCTCCGGTTAGATGCGGGAGAGAGAGCACCGCCCCGCCGTGGTCCTAACCGTGCAGTTATGCGACAATGATGTCGTCGCTACCTGAGTCTTCCGCTTCGTCACCGGTCGTCTCCTCTTCGGCATCTGCAGCCGCCTTGGCAACATCGTCGGGTTCTGCTTCCGTCATTGGGGCCGAATCGGATGATTCGTCCGTCTGTGCGTCGGCAGTTGACTCCTCGGGACGACGGCGTTCCGGTACTCGAGTGGGCGTCTCGGCATCCAGTTCTGCCTCGAGAACGCGAATGCGCTCTTTGGCCTCGATAAGCTCGTCCGTGAGTCCTTCTACCGTCGACTCGAGTTCCGCGACCGTCGATTCGAGCTGCTCGACGCGGTTGTTCGACATACACGCTAGCCCAGCATCCGGAACCATAAACGTACGTCAGACAAATATATGTCAGCTGTCACGAGCAGTGGTTCGCCCGGGTACGGATGCGACGACAAACACCACCACGACCCGACAGGCAGGCGTTCACATGGACGTACAGCCGACCCACCGTTTGATACGTGTGTGCGATGAACACACCAACTCGAGACCCATGCCAGCCCACACTGATACCGGCCTCGAGGCTGTCGACGAGGTCGTCCACGAACCCGACCGGGCGTTCGTCGAGTCGACGAACGTCTACAACTTCATGCAGGCGTACGGCATCGACGACTACGACGAGTTGATCGAGCGAACGACAAGCGAGGTGGACGGCGTCGAGGACTCGGGCGTCGACTGGTTCTGGGACGCCGTCGTCGACTATCTCGAGATTGAGTTTTACGAGGAGTACGACGCCGTCAGAGACGACAGCGAGGGGCCACAGTTCACCGAGTGGTATCCCGGTGGCGAACTCAACATTGCGCACAACGTCGTCGACCGCCACGCCGCCGTGGACGAGCAGCGGCGCAACACCGTCGCGACCATCTGGGAGGGAGAAGACGGCAGCGTACGTGAGGTCACCTACCACGACCTCCACCGACAGGCGAATCAGGTCGCGAACGCACTCGAGCAGCGGGACATCGAAACGGGCGACACCGTCGGTCTCTACATGCCGATGGTCCCCGAAGTCGTCTCGATCCTCTATGGCTGTTTCAAAGTCGGCGCGATTGCGGTGCCCATCTTTTCTGGTTTCGGCGTGGATGCGGTCGCAACGCGAC from Natronolimnobius sp. AArcel1 carries:
- the smc gene encoding chromosome segregation protein SMC yields the protein MYIKAVVLDNFKSFGRKTKIPFYEDFTVVTGPNGSGKSNIIDSILFALGLARTRGIRAEKLTDLIYNPGHEDDSGSSGPREAVVEVILDNSDGTLDRSQVINAAGSEDVGDVDEIRIRRRVKQTEDNYYSYYYLNDRSVNLSDIQDLLAQAGVTPEGYNVVMQGDVTEIINMTPHARREIIDEIAGVAEFDAKKEDAFGELEIVEERIDEAELRIEEKRDRLGQLEDERQTALRYRRLRDEKAEYEGYKKASELEEKREELAAAEDAVADLETDLEERKRELDERQGKVVRLQEDLEDLNAEIERKGEDEQLRIKSEIEEIKGDISRLEDKIEASENAIDEAESKRREAFVQIDRKQETIDELADDMREHKLEKASITTEIQERETEKEALEAEIDAVDTEFDELKADLSDRKDDLEEAKTAKNDLQREQDRLLDEARRRSNEISEKESTIEQRREDLPELENRRNDLERELEKAEKNQSSIAGVVDDLKNEKRRLQSDVDELDDKIQAKQQEYAELEANAGESGDSSFGRAVTTILNSGIDGVHGAVAQLGTVPGEYAVACETAAGGRLANVVVSDDIIGQQCIDHLKSRNAGRATFLPMTDMHKRGLPNAPSDPGVVDFAYNLVDFDSQYANVFSYVLGDTLVVEDLETARAYMGDYRMVTLDGDLVEKSGAMTGGSGGGSRYSFTGGGEGQLERVAKQITDLQDERASLREDLRGVEQRLDDARDRKTDAADEVRSIESEIEKLEAERESIEDEIETLEADLAELRDERESVDERMNTISSEIDEKNAGIEDIEADIDDLERELADSKIPELTAQIEELQREIDEREATIDDIDGKLNELGLEKEYAEDAIDSLHDDIEDAQNKTAEHEARIEECEATIEEKEDELESRREAVAELEDELTELKADRTELREDLEDARTKRDQQQDRVNALESKLESKRERAQNLEWEIDGLEAEVGEYDPEDVPDHDTVLEMIELLTADMEAMEPVNMLAIEEYDEVRTDLEELEDGKATLVEEAEGIRDRIEQYETQKKQTFMDAYDEISAYFTEIFEKLSEGTGTLHLEDEADPFEGGLTMKAQPGDKPIQRLDAMSGGEKSLTALAFIFAIQRHNPAPFYALDEVDAFLDAVNAERIGEMVEELADQAQFVVVSHRSAMLDRSQRAIGVTMQQDNVSAVTGIDLSSEEVPADD